A segment of the Amycolatopsis thermophila genome:
GTCACGGGGTCTCCCAGTCAGGTGATGTGAGTGATCGCGGGTGGTTTATCACGATTGCGGGATGCGGTGTGGGACGAACGCGGCACCGTCGTCGGTGACCAGGCCGGCCGTCTCGCGGATGCCCAGCCCCGCCGAGCCGTCACCGACGATCCACGCGCCCAGCGCCGGGCGGAACCCGTCGAACTCGGGCAGCGGGTCGAACGCCTGGTAGACGTACCCCTCGGCGCCGTAGACGCCGCCGGTCTCGGTCTCGTAGCCGGGCGCCACGATCTGCACGTTCGCCCCTTCGCGGCCCAGTTTCGGCTTGCGCACGTACTCGGTGAGGATGCCGGGCTGGTCGACGAACGCGGGCAGCAGGTTCGGGTGGCCCGGGTAGTTCTCCCACAGGATCGCCAGCAGCGTCTTGTTGGACAGCAGCATCTTCCACAGCGGCTCGATCCACAGCGTCTGCGGCAGCGACTCGGCGGCGAAGCGGCCGAACTCCTCGTCGACCACCCACTCCCACGGGTAGAGCTTGACCACGGTGTTCATCGGGGCCTCTTCGAGGTCGACGAACCGCTTGAGCACCGGGTCCCAGCCGATCTCCTCGATCGCCAGCCCGACGGTGTCCAGGCCGGCCTCGGCCGCGGTCTCCTGCAGGTAGGAGGTGGTGATGTGGTCCTCGCCCGTGGGGTCGGCGGCCGACCAGGTGAAGTACAGCTCGTTGCTGGGCAGCAGCCCGCGGATCTCCTGCCAGCGCTCGACGAGCCGCTCGTGCACCGAGTTCCACTGGTCGTCGTCCGGGAAGACCTCGGTCTTCCAGTGCCACTGCAGCACCGCCGCCTCCAGCAGGGAGGTCGGGGTGTCGGCGTTGTACTCCAGCAGCTTCGCCGGGCCGCGGCCGTCGTAGCGCAGGTCGAACCGGCCGTAGACGTGCGGGTCGTGGCGCTTCCACGACTCGGCGATGTGCGGCCACACCCACTCCGGGATGCCGAACTCGCGGTAGCGCTCGGTCAGGACGACGTGGTCGACGGCCTCCAGGCACATCGAATGCAGCAGCTCGACGTCGGCTTCGAGGCTGAGCACCTCGTCCATCTCGAGGACGTAGTGCACCGACTCGTCCCAGTACGGCCGGTCCTGACCGGTGCCGTAGCGGGCCGGGGTGCCGAACACGAGGCCCTGCTCTTCGACGATGCGCTGCCAGTCCCGCCGCGGCTGGGCGGTCCCCCTTCGCACCCTAGGATCCCCCGCTCTTCCCGCCGCTGTCGCCGCTGCTACCGCCACTGCTCTTGCCGCTGATGCCGAAGCCGCCGCGCTGCACGGTCTTGCCGGAACTGGTCTTGACCGTGGTGTTGCCGGACGGCTTGGTGTAGGTGCCGCCGGTCACCGGCCTGCCGATGGTGCCGGTGCCGCCGTAGTTGTAGCGGTACTGGCTGTACCCGCCGCCGCCGGGTATCGGAATGAACCAGAAGCCCGTGGACGAGTTGTAGTACCCGCCGTGGGTGGTGGCGTAGTTGTCGTCGCAGTATTCGTCCGGCTGCACGACGTTGTTGCTGTCGGTGCACAGCGCGTTGACGGTCTCCCCGCTGCCCGCGACGTACCAGGTGGCGACCACGGCGACCAGGCCGACGGTGACCCCGCCGCCGATCAGCAGCTTGCGGCGCGTGGCGGCCTTCTGCTCCGCCGCGGCGCGCGCGTCCCGCTCCGCGGCCTCCTGGCGGGCCTGGTCCTCCAGCGCCTGCCGCCGAGCACGCTGCTCGGCCAGTGTCGGCTCCCGCCGTTTCGCGGTCGACGGGTCCTGGAACCGCATCGAGCCGCGCGGGGGCTGTTCTTCCGGGGGCTGCTGCCCTCCCGGCGCACCGTCGTCTGTCATCGCGCTCACCCTAACCACCCGAGGGGTGTCCCGTCCTCACGACGCAGGCATTATGGGACGCGATGCTCGGAGATGGTGTGGAAAAAGGCACGCTGCGCACCCGGCTGGTGATGGCGGGTGTCTTTTTGGGCGCCATCCTGGCGTTGTCGCTGAGCGTCGCCTTCTCGTGGGGCGGCGACGTGACCGGTGGCGGGAAGGTCGAGGAGTCGCCCGAGGCGAAGGCCGCGTTCACCGCGCCGCCCGGCAGTTGCGTGACGTGGACGGCGCCGGACGTGTCGGACATCCACGTCGTGCCGTGCGCCCAGCCGCACCTGTACGAGGTGACGGGCGTGGTGAACATCGGCGACAAGTACCCGCCGCAGGCGCCGGCCCCGACGGTCGAGCAGTGGCGGGACATCGCGCTGGAGCGGTGCAGCGAGGGCGTGTCGGCGTACCTGGGCGGGCAGCTCGACCCGTTCGGCAAGTTCACGGTCAGCGCGCTGCGGCCGGGCAACGACGAATGGGCCGACGGGAACCGCGAGATGCGGTGCGTGCTGCAGTGGGCCGCGCCCGGCGGGAAGCTGGAACCGATCACCGGCAAGGCGGCGGACCAGTCGCAGGCGGCGGTGTGGGAGCCGGGGACGTGCCTGGCGCTGGTCGGCAAGACGGTCGGCAACCCGATCGACTGCGCGCAGCCGCACTCCTACGAGATCGTCGCGACCCTGGACCTGAAGACGAAGTTCCCGGACGGGTATCCCTCGCAGAACGACCAGAAGACGTGGCTGGACACCGAGTGCAACAAGGCGGTGCAGGACTACGCCGGCCAGATCGACCTGGCCGCCCAGAAGCTGATCCTCGGGTGGGACGTGCGTGAGCAGGAGAGCTGGGACGCCGGTTCGACGCTGGTGAACTGCAAGGTCGGCGCGAAACTGCCGGACGAGAGCGGCCTGGCGCCGGTGACGGGCAGCATCCGCAAGGCCGAGGCCCCGGCCGCGCCGCCGAGCACGGGCAGGTAGACCGTGCCGGTGGAGATGTCGGAAGCCCGGTTCGAAGAGCTCGTGGCCGACGCGCTGGACGCCGTGCCCAAGGAGCTGGCCGGCGCGATGGACAACGTGGTCGTGCTGGTGGAGGACCACAACGAGGAGGCGCCCGACATCCTGGGCCTCTACCACGGCGTCGCGCTGACCGAGCGGAGCAGCGACTACGGCGGCGTGCTCCCGGACCGGATCTCCATCTACCGGACGCCGATCCTGCGGATGTGCGAGACGGAGGACCAGGTGGTGGAGGAAGTGCTGATCACGGTGGTGCACGAAATCGCCCACCACTTCGGCATCGACGACAGCCGCCTGCACCAGCTCGGCTGGGGCTAGCAGCAAACCCCGGGGCGACCACCGGGGGTGGGCGCCACTGGCCCGCGCGGCAATTCCTCGTCAGACCCGCCCGGGTGGTTCTCGCCCCCCGCCGGCCCCCCCGCAAGGGGGCTCTTTCCCCCTCATCCGCGTGATCGACATCGCCCGCACCCGTCCCCCGTGGCAACATCGACCGCACAGGGAAACCGGGACAGCACCGAGGGTGATCATGAAGGACAGATGCCCGATCGGCGGCTGAGCTGGCTGCTGTCGGCCAATGCGGTGGGCAACCTCGCCGACGGGATCGGCAAGGTGGCCTTCCCGTTGCTGGCCGCCACCCTGACCCGCGATCCGGTCCAGATCGGCGCCCTGTCCGCGACGCAGTTCCTGCCCTGGCTGCTCTTCGGCGTGCTCGCCGGGACCCTGGCCGACCGCGTGGACCGCAAACGCGCCGTGCTCCTGGCCAACGTCTCCCGCGGGGTGGTGGTCGGCCTGACCGCCGTGCTCGTGTGCACCGGCACGCTGTCGATCTGGCTCGTCTACGTCGCCGCGCTGCTGCTGGGGGCGGCGGAGACCGTGGCGGAGAGCGCGGGCAACGCGATGATCCCGGCGCTCGCCCGGCCGGACCAGCTGGAGAGCGCGAACAGCAAGTTCCAGGCGGCGGAGATCCTCGGCCAGACGTTCCTGGGCGGCCCGGTCGGCAGTCTCACGTTCGCGGTGTTCGCCGCGTTCCCGTTCCTGCTGACCTCGGCCGGGTTCGCGATCGCGGCCGCGCTGCTGATCGGTCTCGCCGGCAGCTTCCGGCCGAGGGCGCCCGCCGAGCCGACCCGGCTGCGCACGGACCTGGCCGGCGGGCTGCGGTGGCTCGTGCGCCACCCGTTGCTGTGCCGTCTGGTGGTGATCGCCGGGCTGATCAGCTTCACCAGCGAGATGGCCCAGGCCCAGCTGGTGCTGTACGCCCTGGAGGACCTCGGGCTGAGCGACGCCGCGTTCGGGTTGTTCACGTTCGTCGGTGGCATCGGCGGGCTGGCCGGTGCCGCGGTGGCGCCCCGGCTGGTCCGTCGCGCCGGGCGGCGGCCGGTGCTCGTCGGCGGCATCTGCGCCGGTGGCGCCGGGTTCGGCCTGATGGGCGTGGTGCACCAGCCGATCGCGTCGGCCGCCCTGTTCGGCCTGTTCGCGGCCGCGGTCGTGGCGGTGAACGTGGTGCTGGCGACCGCGCGCCACACGCTGGTGCCCGGCGACCTGCTGGGCCGCGTGCTCGGCGTGTGGCGGACGGTCGTGTGGGGCGCGATCCCGCTCGGCGCCCTCGCCGGTGGCGCGCTGACGCAGGTGCTCGGCAGCGCGAGCGCGACCTTCGCGGTGTCCGGGGCCGCTCAGGTCGCGCTGGCCGCGCTGGCCGCGCTCCTGCTGGTGCGCTTCTCGCTGGACCGGGAGGCGGTCAGCTCTTCCTGAGCAGGAACCGCTGCACCTTGCCGCTCGGCGTCTTCGGCAGCTCGTCGACGAAGTGGACCTGACGCGGGTAGGCGTGCGCGGCGAACTCCGTCTTGACCAGCTGCTGCAGCTCCGCGACCAGCGCGTCCCCCGGCTCGGCGCCGGGACGCAGCACGACGAACGCGACCAGCACCTCGCCGCGCAGCTCGTCCGGCAAGCCGACGACGGCCGCCTCGGCGACGGCGTCGTGCTGCAGCAGGACGCTCTCCACCTCGAACGGCCCGATGCGGTAGCCGGCCATGAGGATCACGTCGTCGTCGCGGGAGGCGAAGGTGAAGTAGCCGTCGGCCGACTTGGTGGCGACGTCGCCGGTCAGGTACCAGCGGCCGTCCGCGGAGAACCGCTCCGCGGTGCGGTCGGGGGCGTCGCGGTAGCCGGTGAACCACATCAGCGGGCTGCCGTCCAGGTCGATGGCCACCCGGCCCTGCTCCCCGGCCGGCGCGGGCTCGTCGGCGTCGGCGCGCAGCACCTCGGCCCGCCACCCCGGCAGGGCGCGGCCCATCGACCCGCGCCTGAGCTCGCCGCGGATGTCCGGGTGCCAGCCGTTCGCGATCACCATGCCCAGCTCGGTCTGGCCGTAGTGGTCCAGGATCGGCACCCCGAACACCTTCTCGGCCCACTCGATGACGTCGGGGTTCAGCGGCTCGCCCGCGGACGAGCAGTGCCGCAGCTTCAGCCCGTCCGGCACCGGCACGTCGGCGTTGCGCAGCGCCCGGTACACGGTGGGCCCGGCGGTGAAGTTGGTGACGCCGAAGCGTTCCAGCACCGAGTAGGTCAGCTCCGGGGAGAACCCGGCGTGCAGGAGCAGGCTGCGCTGCCCGAGCGTGAGCGGGCCGATCACGGCGTAGTACAGGCCGTACGCCCAGCCCGGATCGGCGGCGTTCCAGAACACGTCGTCCGCGCGGTGGTCCAGGCCGTACTCCTGGTACATCCGGAACGCGGCCAGCGCCCGCGCGGGGATCGGCACACCCTTCGGCGCACCCGTCGTCCCCGAGGTGAACAGCTCGACGATCGTGCCGTCGCCGCCCACGGTCTCCGGTTCCGGCTGCGGTTCGGCACGCAGCAGGTCGGCGAACGCGAGGTCGTCCCCGCTCGCCTCGCCGGTGACGATCACCTGGCGCTCGCCGGGAACCTCGGCCAGCTTGGCGCGCTGCGACGGGTCCGCGACGACCACGCGCACCCCGCCGACCCGGGTCTGGATCGCGGGCGGCGCGAACGCCGTGAACAGCGGCACCTGCACCGCGCCGAGCCGCCAGATCCCGAGCACCGCGACGACGAGGTCCGCGGACTTCGCCATCAGCGTGGCCACGCGGTCACCACGGCCGATCCCGAGACCGGCCAGCGCGGTGGCGAAGCGCGCGGACGCGTCCCGCAGCTCGCCGAAGGTCAGGTCACGGCTGGTCAGGTCGGGCTCGACCACCGTGATCGCGACGTCGTCGGCCGGGTGGTCGTCGCACAGGAGCCGGGCCACGCACGCGTCGGGCCGGTCGTACCGGGACAGCAGGTCGGCAGTGCTCGTCATGAGCCGTATGTTTCCCGCCGTCGCCACCCCTTGCCACCCCCGGATGGGGGCCGATCCGCGTCTGGTGCCCGCGCCCGGCGAGTGCTGGAATGTCCTATGCGGATCAGGGATCCCGAGGAGCCGGTGGCGGCGCAGCGCCGGCTGGTGCTGGTGGGCGTCGCCGGGTTCGCGGTGGGCGCCGGGCTGATCGGGGTGCTCTGGGCGTCGACGTCGGCGGTGGACGGTCCGACCGCCGACGCGAAGGCCGCGTGCGCCGCGCTGGCCCGGGCCGATCCGCTGCCCGAGGGCCGGGTCGGCCGCGGCACGCTCGGACCGGGGGTGCTGCAGCACATCATGGCGGCCGACGCGCTCGCGGCGGCGGCCGCCGAGGTCAGTTCGACCTACAACGACCTCGCCGACCACATCGACGGCGTTCGGCGGATGGCGTTGAGCCTCAACTTCGCCGATCCGCAGGGTCAGCGCCACCTCGGACAGGCCCGCGAACTCTGCGCGACGATCTGAGCGCTACTCGCCGCTGCCCTTCTGGATGGTCTTGACGGTGAGCTGGTCACCGGGGATCTTGTCGCTCGCGCACCCGGTCGTGGACACCTCGACGAACATCGACGCCGTCTCCTGCGGCGGGTAGACCCGCAGACCGCGCACCGGCTGCGGCTGGCACGTCACCGTGTCGTAGTTCTGCACGTTCACGAAGCCGATTTCGGCGAACGCGGTGTCGCCCTTGTTCAGCGTGAACGCGCCGCCCTTCTCGCCCTGCCGCACCGCGGCGGGGCCCACCTGGTGCCCGTCCTCCCCGGCCACGTAGGAGACGCCCGGGAAACCCTGGATGACGCACGGGTGGTCACTCGTGTTGGTGAAGACCAGCGGCCGGTAGACGGTGCCGGCACCGGCGTCGCCCTGGCCGAGGGTGAGCTTGAGGTCGGCGGACTTGCACAGCGTGTCGCCGCTCTTCGTGCTGGTGGCGGCGTCCGGCCGGCTGGTCGCGGGACTCTCGGACGGCGCGCTCGACGTGGTCGCGGGCGTCGTCGGCGCGTTCGCCTGGTTGGTGTTCTCCGTGCCGGCCGTGCCACAACCCGCCACGACAGCCGCGAGCGCGGCCGCCGACACCCCCAGCCCGATCCGCAGTGCGTTCACTCGAACCACGATCTTTCCCCTCCCTGTGCTGATCGGAGCACTACCCGGAGGACGTCCGGTCCACACGCCGGGTTGCGCCGGTCACGCGATTTGCCGACCAGCCGCGGCGACATGCGGTGAAACTACAACAAGGGAGGTGGGGCCACCCGTCGAAATGTCCCCTACATGGGCATTCCGACCCAGCTCAGGCACTGCCAGCGACCGTCCAGGCCGGTCTCCAGCTCCACGATGCCGGTGTTCGGGATCAGGCCCTGGTCGGCCAGCTCGGGCCGCACGTTCGGGGCCAGCCACTCCGCGCCGAGCCGGATCAGCCCGCCGTGGCTGACCAGCACCACGACTCCCGTCGACCGGGTGAAGTCGTGCCTGC
Coding sequences within it:
- a CDS encoding glutathionylspermidine synthase family protein, producing the protein MRRGTAQPRRDWQRIVEEQGLVFGTPARYGTGQDRPYWDESVHYVLEMDEVLSLEADVELLHSMCLEAVDHVVLTERYREFGIPEWVWPHIAESWKRHDPHVYGRFDLRYDGRGPAKLLEYNADTPTSLLEAAVLQWHWKTEVFPDDDQWNSVHERLVERWQEIRGLLPSNELYFTWSAADPTGEDHITTSYLQETAAEAGLDTVGLAIEEIGWDPVLKRFVDLEEAPMNTVVKLYPWEWVVDEEFGRFAAESLPQTLWIEPLWKMLLSNKTLLAILWENYPGHPNLLPAFVDQPGILTEYVRKPKLGREGANVQIVAPGYETETGGVYGAEGYVYQAFDPLPEFDGFRPALGAWIVGDGSAGLGIRETAGLVTDDGAAFVPHRIPQS
- a CDS encoding AMP-binding protein, coding for MTSTADLLSRYDRPDACVARLLCDDHPADDVAITVVEPDLTSRDLTFGELRDASARFATALAGLGIGRGDRVATLMAKSADLVVAVLGIWRLGAVQVPLFTAFAPPAIQTRVGGVRVVVADPSQRAKLAEVPGERQVIVTGEASGDDLAFADLLRAEPQPEPETVGGDGTIVELFTSGTTGAPKGVPIPARALAAFRMYQEYGLDHRADDVFWNAADPGWAYGLYYAVIGPLTLGQRSLLLHAGFSPELTYSVLERFGVTNFTAGPTVYRALRNADVPVPDGLKLRHCSSAGEPLNPDVIEWAEKVFGVPILDHYGQTELGMVIANGWHPDIRGELRRGSMGRALPGWRAEVLRADADEPAPAGEQGRVAIDLDGSPLMWFTGYRDAPDRTAERFSADGRWYLTGDVATKSADGYFTFASRDDDVILMAGYRIGPFEVESVLLQHDAVAEAAVVGLPDELRGEVLVAFVVLRPGAEPGDALVAELQQLVKTEFAAHAYPRQVHFVDELPKTPSGKVQRFLLRKS
- a CDS encoding DUF4232 domain-containing protein, encoding MNALRIGLGVSAAALAAVVAGCGTAGTENTNQANAPTTPATTSSAPSESPATSRPDAATSTKSGDTLCKSADLKLTLGQGDAGAGTVYRPLVFTNTSDHPCVIQGFPGVSYVAGEDGHQVGPAAVRQGEKGGAFTLNKGDTAFAEIGFVNVQNYDTVTCQPQPVRGLRVYPPQETASMFVEVSTTGCASDKIPGDQLTVKTIQKGSGE
- a CDS encoding septum formation family protein; translated protein: MLGDGVEKGTLRTRLVMAGVFLGAILALSLSVAFSWGGDVTGGGKVEESPEAKAAFTAPPGSCVTWTAPDVSDIHVVPCAQPHLYEVTGVVNIGDKYPPQAPAPTVEQWRDIALERCSEGVSAYLGGQLDPFGKFTVSALRPGNDEWADGNREMRCVLQWAAPGGKLEPITGKAADQSQAAVWEPGTCLALVGKTVGNPIDCAQPHSYEIVATLDLKTKFPDGYPSQNDQKTWLDTECNKAVQDYAGQIDLAAQKLILGWDVREQESWDAGSTLVNCKVGAKLPDESGLAPVTGSIRKAEAPAAPPSTGR
- a CDS encoding metallopeptidase family protein, with protein sequence MPVEMSEARFEELVADALDAVPKELAGAMDNVVVLVEDHNEEAPDILGLYHGVALTERSSDYGGVLPDRISIYRTPILRMCETEDQVVEEVLITVVHEIAHHFGIDDSRLHQLGWG
- a CDS encoding MFS transporter, with the translated sequence MPDRRLSWLLSANAVGNLADGIGKVAFPLLAATLTRDPVQIGALSATQFLPWLLFGVLAGTLADRVDRKRAVLLANVSRGVVVGLTAVLVCTGTLSIWLVYVAALLLGAAETVAESAGNAMIPALARPDQLESANSKFQAAEILGQTFLGGPVGSLTFAVFAAFPFLLTSAGFAIAAALLIGLAGSFRPRAPAEPTRLRTDLAGGLRWLVRHPLLCRLVVIAGLISFTSEMAQAQLVLYALEDLGLSDAAFGLFTFVGGIGGLAGAAVAPRLVRRAGRRPVLVGGICAGGAGFGLMGVVHQPIASAALFGLFAAAVVAVNVVLATARHTLVPGDLLGRVLGVWRTVVWGAIPLGALAGGALTQVLGSASATFAVSGAAQVALAALAALLLVRFSLDREAVSSS